From Candidatus Zixiibacteriota bacterium:
TAATTTTCTCGAATAAAGTAGTGTAATCTATTTTCAAAATGTCGGCCGTCTTTCTCTTGTTACCCCTGGTCTGGGTCAGTACCCTTAAAATCATTGCCTTTTCAGCCTCCGCCTGAGCGAATTGTCCGACCTCTTTTAAGCCGGCACCTTCTCTCAGCCTTATCTCTGAATTGGAGGGTAGCCTTATGGCTAAATGCTCTGGCAAGATTTTTTTCCCTTCGCACAGGATTATCGCCCTTTCAACGGTATTTTCTAACTCCCGGACGTTTCCGGGCCAGAGGTATTTATCCATAAGGTTCAAAGCATCAGCAGAAGGGGTTTTCTTCTCTTTTTTCATCTCCAGGCAGTATTTTCTTATAAAGAAATCAGCTAATTCTGGAACGTCTTCCCTTCTTTCCCTTAAAGGCGGAATTGAAATCGGAAAGACTGATAGTCTGTAATAAAGGTCTTCCCGGAAAAGTTTTTTCTCAATGGCTTTTTTAAGATCGAAATTGGAAGCAGCAATCACTCTGACATCAACACTTATGGTTTTGGTCCCGCCCAAACGCTCAAATCTTTTCTCCTGAAGAACCCTGAGTATCTTTGCCTGAAGAGCAATGTCTAAGTCCCCTATTTCATCTAAGAAGATAGTTCCTTTTTCAGCGATTTCGAATTTACCCATTTTGCGGACAACCGCGCCGGTATAAGCACCCTTTTCCGAGCCGAAAAGCTCATTTTCAAGGAGTTCCCTTGGTATAGCGGCACAGTTAATGGCCACGTAAGGTCCATTTTTCCGCGGACTCAGGCTGTGGATGGCTCTGGCAAAAAGCTCTTTACCAGTACCGCTTTCACCCAGGAGGAGCGCAGTTGTATCACTGGGGGCGACTTTTTTCACCAGTCGGGTAACTTCCTTCATCTTCTCTGATTTTCCTATTATCTCGGTGAACCCTAAACTTTGGGCCAGCTCCTCTCTCAGAAGAACGTTCTCTGCAAGTAATCTCCTGTTTTCAAGCGCTCTCTGGATTAATACATTCAGATGATCCACATCAAAAGGTTTGGTCAGGAAATCAAAAGCCCCTTGTTTTATGGCTTGAACTGCAGTTTCAATTGTTCCATATGCGGTCATCACGATTACCGAGATCTCCGGATCTAAATCCTTAAAGGAAGATAGGACTCTTAAGCCATCCATATTGGGAAGCTTTAAATCCGTTAAGACCAGATCGAATCTTTTCTCTTTAGCTTTATCCAGACCAACTTCTCCATCCCTGGCGACATCCACCTCATACCCTTCAGACTCTAAGGTTTTGGCCAGCATCTGGCGCATACTCTCTTTGTCATCTATCACTAAAATGGATGGCATAAATTTACCCTTTTATCCTGAGAATGAAAGAGAAATAATAATTAAAAATTATCATATATATTATCGGAATAACTGAGATTCCTTGAAGGCAATTGCTGTATTAAAGATGCACAATTTGAGAGGCTTTGAGGGGACGGGAGTTGAGGATTTTTCTTAGATGGTGTTAAAGATAGCTCTTTGCTTGTTTTTGGTCTCCTGACCAAAGACATAATCTTCGTTGGTGCGGACACCAACGAAGAGCAATTTGTTTTTCCCTGTCTACTGTCCTACGGATCCTGGCGATATGCTGTCTGTTGACTACTCTTCTACTGCAGAATTAACTGACTGGTGCCATCCTCATTTTCCAGCACGGTTATCAGGTTTTCGACCGAATCTTTAATATCATCGATATGGGTAATTAAAAAAATCTGCCTGAATCGATTTTTCAGTTTTGCCAGCCCTTTCAGGATATTCTCTTTGCGGGAAGCATCCTGGCTACCGAAGATTTCATCCAAGATTATAAAGGAGAACTCCACCCCGCTGGATTCGGAGATCAAAAGAGATATCGCCAGGCGCAGACACAGGTTCGCCAGGTCTTTTTCCCCGCCTGAAAAACGATCGATGGAGAATTTCTCCCCTTGGTCGTAAATGAATATTTCATATTCATCGTTCAACTCTAAATCCTCATATCTTCCATCAGTCAATTCAATAAAGAGTTCTTTAGCATAGGCACAAAGGGCAGGTCTAATTCTGGAAATTAAGGAAGTTCTAAAACTTATTAAAATCTCATCCAGTTTAGCCAGATAAAGTTTCTCCTCTCCTAAAGATTTAAGCTCTTCTTTCAGCTTCTGGTTTTCTTTGACCTCTTTTTCCGTTTTCTCCAGTTCCAAGGAGAACAGCTCCCGCTGATAGTAAAGGTCTTTTAAGTTTAGCTCCTGCTGATGAACTTTTGACCTTCTTTCTTCAACCCCTTTTTCCAGACTTTTTAGTTCATCTTCTGAAAAGGAGATGATCTCAA
This genomic window contains:
- a CDS encoding sigma-54 dependent transcriptional regulator, which codes for MPSILVIDDKESMRQMLAKTLESEGYEVDVARDGEVGLDKAKEKRFDLVLTDLKLPNMDGLRVLSSFKDLDPEISVIVMTAYGTIETAVQAIKQGAFDFLTKPFDVDHLNVLIQRALENRRLLAENVLLREELAQSLGFTEIIGKSEKMKEVTRLVKKVAPSDTTALLLGESGTGKELFARAIHSLSPRKNGPYVAINCAAIPRELLENELFGSEKGAYTGAVVRKMGKFEIAEKGTIFLDEIGDLDIALQAKILRVLQEKRFERLGGTKTISVDVRVIAASNFDLKKAIEKKLFREDLYYRLSVFPISIPPLRERREDVPELADFFIRKYCLEMKKEKKTPSADALNLMDKYLWPGNVRELENTVERAIILCEGKKILPEHLAIRLPSNSEIRLREGAGLKEVGQFAQAEAEKAMILRVLTQTRGNKRKTADILKIDYTTLFEKIKKYNIDA